From a region of the Thermomonas sp. HDW16 genome:
- a CDS encoding ABC transporter substrate-binding protein: MTSRVTTAVLAALFATATPMLAHAQAAATTTAAQASASNAVNQSATRVLSALEARRAEFKANPAALNAFIKAEFTRSFDSNYAARLVLGTYGRGASDADVADFAAAMTDSLIARYGASLLDFNSKLQVKVKSETPLPGGRGVRVGTMMLRQGNQPIPVDYLLRQVGGQWKVFDVMIEGISYVQSFKNQFAAPLSQKSIRAVAADVRTGRLKANGNQPK; the protein is encoded by the coding sequence ATGACATCCCGCGTAACTACCGCCGTGCTGGCGGCCCTGTTCGCCACCGCCACGCCGATGCTTGCCCATGCGCAGGCGGCCGCAACGACAACCGCCGCGCAGGCGTCGGCCAGCAACGCAGTGAACCAGAGCGCCACCCGCGTGCTGTCCGCGCTGGAAGCCCGTCGCGCCGAGTTCAAGGCCAACCCGGCCGCACTCAACGCCTTCATCAAGGCGGAATTCACCCGCAGCTTCGATTCCAACTACGCCGCCCGCCTGGTGCTGGGCACCTATGGTCGCGGTGCCTCCGACGCCGACGTGGCCGACTTCGCCGCGGCCATGACGGATAGCCTGATCGCCCGCTACGGCGCCTCGTTGCTGGACTTCAACAGCAAGCTTCAGGTGAAGGTGAAATCCGAAACGCCATTGCCGGGCGGCCGCGGCGTGCGCGTCGGCACGATGATGCTGCGCCAGGGCAACCAGCCGATTCCGGTGGACTACCTGCTGCGCCAGGTCGGCGGTCAATGGAAGGTGTTCGACGTGATGATCGAGGGCATCTCCTACGTGCAGTCGTTCAAGAACCAGTTCGCCGCCCCGCTCAGCCAGAAGTCGATCCGCGCCGTCGCCGCCGATGTGCGTACAGGTCGCCTGAAAGCCAACGGCAATCAGCCGAAATGA
- a CDS encoding STAS domain-containing protein, which yields MTPVRLQRSGAHLRLSGTLDRAAASVLWPQAATALESATVLDLQAVDAVDSAGLALLVALAERMQDPQVDGSPRGLDELRAAYRLTPTLSFDDNR from the coding sequence ATGACTCCCGTGCGCCTGCAGCGCTCAGGTGCCCACCTGCGCCTGAGCGGCACCCTGGATCGCGCTGCAGCCAGCGTGCTGTGGCCGCAGGCCGCCACTGCACTGGAAAGCGCCACGGTGCTGGATCTGCAGGCGGTGGACGCCGTCGACAGCGCCGGGCTGGCGCTGCTGGTGGCGCTGGCCGAACGCATGCAAGATCCGCAAGTAGATGGCAGCCCACGCGGGCTGGACGAACTGCGGGCCGCGTACCGGCTGACGCCCACGCTGTCTTTCGACGACAACCGGTAA
- a CDS encoding VacJ family lipoprotein: MSPTRPLLSLLLCILLGACATAGNGKGTPPAIPTAIAGETPAAAPETVAATAENAGNTADAVVNTTPAEPAAAQAESPAVLAQEATAAEDDFAAIYGVSGTDGAANGEVATTSTVRDPWEKYNRQVHGFNQAIDRALAKPVARAYVAVVPQPIRTGIGNVLDNLGQPVTFVNNLLQGDPRGAANTLGRFLLNSTVGIVGIFDVASRAKMPERNEDFGQTLAVWGWKQSRYVELPFLGPRTVRDVLGLGGDYKLWPVGYIERDRSRIVVEGLQLVDSRAQLLPIENIGEGAVDEYTLFRDVWLQRRNYQIKHSGRRSSQTDDAPVPQSDLPSYLMEDNDVTPETSGQPGMPPADG; the protein is encoded by the coding sequence ATGAGCCCGACCCGACCCCTCCTGTCGCTGCTGCTGTGCATATTGCTTGGCGCCTGTGCCACAGCGGGCAACGGCAAGGGTACGCCGCCCGCGATACCGACCGCCATCGCGGGCGAAACGCCCGCGGCCGCCCCGGAAACGGTGGCGGCGACCGCCGAAAATGCCGGCAACACTGCCGATGCGGTCGTGAACACGACACCCGCCGAACCCGCCGCCGCCCAGGCCGAATCTCCGGCGGTACTGGCACAGGAAGCGACCGCCGCCGAAGACGATTTCGCCGCGATCTATGGCGTGTCCGGCACCGACGGCGCCGCGAATGGCGAAGTCGCGACCACGTCGACGGTTCGCGATCCGTGGGAGAAATACAACCGCCAGGTGCACGGCTTCAACCAGGCGATCGATCGCGCCCTCGCGAAGCCGGTGGCCCGCGCCTACGTGGCGGTGGTGCCGCAACCGATTCGCACCGGCATCGGCAATGTGCTCGACAACCTCGGCCAGCCAGTCACCTTCGTCAACAACCTGCTGCAAGGCGATCCACGCGGCGCGGCCAACACGCTAGGGCGCTTCCTGCTCAACAGCACGGTCGGCATCGTCGGCATTTTCGACGTGGCCAGCAGGGCCAAGATGCCCGAGCGCAACGAGGATTTCGGCCAAACCCTGGCGGTGTGGGGCTGGAAGCAGTCGCGCTACGTGGAGCTGCCCTTCCTCGGCCCGCGCACCGTACGCGACGTGCTTGGCCTAGGCGGCGATTACAAGCTGTGGCCGGTGGGTTACATCGAGCGCGACCGTTCGCGCATCGTCGTGGAAGGCCTGCAGCTGGTGGATTCGCGGGCGCAGCTGCTGCCGATCGAAAATATCGGCGAAGGCGCGGTGGACGAATACACCCTGTTCCGCGATGTCTGGCTGCAACGCCGCAACTACCAGATCAAGCACAGCGGCCGGCGTTCCTCGCAAACCGACGATGCACCCGTGCCGCAAAGCGACCTGCCGTCATACCTGATGGAAGACAACGACGTGACACCGGAGACTTCCGGACAGCCCGGCATGCCGCCTGCCGACGGCTGA